The Aminithiophilus ramosus genome contains a region encoding:
- a CDS encoding B12-binding domain-containing radical SAM protein, whose protein sequence is MGSLLLCNLPFAPPTPPHLALPVLAAYLRGRGKSVLCWDGNNAFIHRAARRERIDAGRRLLDVLSRRPQAPSWLGDTARLVDRLGDSLYGLASPEVFRSPQERNLALEAVLALASLGKDERVLFDHGSNSLGVLSTRSPYASKDSIEAAAERKGLLEGFFEEELLPLVDEKVILVGLSVSFAEQFGPALRAASVVREAAPRKPLYLGGSFASYHLRDLADDALFDLVDGIVVGDGESALEELMDREEGGREPEGAVAGLLTRGRRSVPAASGPPLSALPDPDFSDFPPRRYFFPRGRAVLPLRFSRGCWWNRCSFCRGYDGAYDRAEASFLRDQLLRLADRTESESFILSDACLLPDVLYDFARLLLEGDGRFHWNAHFRFHPSLTMEKILLLREAGCSRLFMGLESFSDRILTLMDKGITTELIDRNLQDLAWVGMDVFLYVIVGFPSETEEEARQGFARLRGHLSRGLSAAVQFNPFILFPDSPVGKDPGRYGLFDVVYDDREDLIAPARSYRGSGMTAERAAELAREFSRSLRP, encoded by the coding sequence ATGGGCTCGCTCCTCCTTTGCAATCTCCCCTTCGCGCCGCCCACGCCCCCCCATCTGGCCCTGCCCGTCCTCGCCGCCTACCTCCGCGGGAGGGGCAAATCGGTCCTCTGCTGGGACGGCAACAACGCCTTCATCCACAGGGCCGCCCGGCGCGAGAGAATCGACGCCGGAAGGCGCCTTCTCGACGTCCTCTCCCGTCGCCCTCAGGCACCGTCCTGGCTGGGAGATACGGCCCGTCTCGTCGATCGCCTCGGCGACAGCCTCTACGGCCTGGCCTCGCCGGAGGTCTTCCGATCGCCTCAGGAGCGCAACCTCGCCCTCGAGGCCGTCCTGGCCCTGGCCTCTCTGGGGAAGGACGAAAGGGTCCTCTTCGATCACGGAAGCAACAGCCTGGGAGTCCTCTCGACGCGCTCGCCCTACGCGTCGAAGGACTCCATCGAGGCGGCCGCGGAGCGAAAAGGCCTGCTCGAGGGCTTTTTCGAGGAGGAACTTCTTCCCCTCGTCGACGAGAAGGTCATTCTGGTGGGCCTTTCCGTATCCTTCGCCGAACAGTTCGGGCCCGCCCTCAGGGCGGCCTCCGTCGTCAGGGAGGCCGCCCCCCGCAAGCCCCTCTATCTGGGGGGATCCTTCGCCTCCTACCACCTTCGTGATCTCGCCGACGATGCCCTTTTCGATCTCGTCGACGGAATCGTCGTCGGCGACGGAGAGAGCGCCCTCGAGGAACTGATGGACCGGGAAGAGGGAGGACGAGAGCCAGAGGGGGCCGTCGCCGGTCTTCTGACGCGGGGGAGGCGATCCGTTCCCGCCGCCTCGGGCCCGCCCCTTTCGGCCCTGCCCGACCCCGATTTCAGCGACTTCCCGCCGCGGCGCTACTTCTTCCCTCGCGGTCGGGCCGTCCTTCCCCTGCGTTTTTCCCGGGGCTGCTGGTGGAACCGCTGCTCCTTCTGCCGGGGCTATGACGGTGCCTACGACAGGGCCGAGGCCTCCTTCCTGAGAGACCAGCTCCTGCGCCTCGCCGATCGGACGGAGTCGGAGTCCTTCATCCTCTCCGACGCCTGTCTGCTGCCGGACGTGCTCTACGATTTCGCCCGTCTCCTGCTTGAAGGCGACGGCCGCTTCCACTGGAACGCCCATTTCCGCTTCCATCCCTCTCTGACGATGGAGAAGATCCTTCTCCTGAGAGAGGCCGGGTGCAGCCGTCTCTTCATGGGCCTCGAATCCTTCTCGGACCGGATCCTGACCCTGATGGACAAGGGCATCACGACGGAGCTCATCGACAGGAACCTCCAGGACCTGGCCTGGGTGGGGATGGATGTCTTCCTCTACGTCATCGTCGGTTTCCCCTCCGAGACGGAGGAGGAGGCCCGTCAGGGCTTTGCCCGCCTCCGAGGCCACCTTTCTCGGGGGCTTTCGGCGGCGGTCCAGTTCAACCCCTTCATCCTCTTTCCCGATTCGCCCGTCGGGAAAGATCCCGGCCGGTACGGCCTCTTCGACGTCGTCTACGACGACCGGGAGGACCTGATCGCTCCCGCCCGGTCCTATCGGGGATCGGGAATGACGGCCGAACGGGCCGCCGAACTTGCCCGCGAGTTTTCCCGGTCTCTCCGCCCCTGA
- a CDS encoding glycosyltransferase, with the protein MGGEGRRSPIRVLRLLGPNRALTARVFEENFTGALAPFVDVSSLPLPPSWPDFFVRQGREVSFFSPNYELEPFVPWLLSLRNERRASARLLFVAHSPGGMAWVWRLMVPHLRPGDRIVAPSRHAASVIVWMEPRLSPFVRVLSHPIPSVESLGKRRGEGQSLLFLGRLRQEKGLHQLLDGYALFLSRRGKGPRLVLAGSLVDEETGRPLAYAEALRHRARRLGLEGLVSFPGPLTGVAREAAFDEALGLCNLSLSLEESFGKAPAEALVRGLPVLATAWSAFPELLGDRGLFVPPRWDEKEGVLSVDAEAVADGLEALLALPRRAPLSAGENPFEPRSVGAAYRALLVEAMEERALPAVASGGSLDAMAPLGAPEGDLFAFHRDECARRLKRMAGEEAPLYGEAERIQGVLGFALHDGLVRLFSQGEPALPSRRALSLPPGEGDSVLFRAATQGMGSDLSRLGTVLALAEGGRLGEARRLLEALPGDGGRARRFVSVRLFLKEGDGAAAFSVWKGREGDWISREESGPWLRLGAEIAREGGIDGARQIRPFLAAWCRRFPDGPESGAVALGWCLAALACGREAVGEGREALERARAVVPDDPLLRRLDLALLGVA; encoded by the coding sequence GTGGGCGGAGAGGGGAGGCGGAGCCCGATCCGGGTCCTGCGCCTCCTGGGGCCCAACAGGGCCCTCACGGCCCGGGTCTTCGAGGAGAATTTCACGGGGGCCCTCGCCCCCTTCGTCGACGTCTCTTCCCTTCCCCTGCCGCCGTCGTGGCCCGATTTTTTCGTCCGACAGGGCCGGGAGGTCTCCTTTTTCTCGCCCAACTACGAGCTGGAGCCCTTCGTTCCCTGGCTTCTCTCCCTCCGCAACGAACGGAGAGCTTCGGCCCGTCTTCTTTTCGTGGCCCACTCCCCGGGAGGCATGGCCTGGGTCTGGCGGCTCATGGTGCCGCACCTTCGCCCCGGCGACCGGATCGTGGCCCCCAGCCGTCATGCCGCCTCGGTCATCGTCTGGATGGAGCCCCGTCTGAGTCCCTTCGTCCGTGTCCTTTCCCATCCGATCCCCTCGGTGGAGAGCTTGGGAAAAAGAAGAGGGGAAGGGCAATCCCTCCTCTTCCTGGGGAGGCTCCGCCAGGAGAAGGGGCTCCACCAGCTTCTCGACGGCTACGCTCTTTTTCTCAGCCGGAGAGGGAAGGGGCCTCGTCTGGTCCTGGCCGGTTCCCTCGTCGACGAGGAGACCGGACGCCCCCTGGCCTACGCCGAGGCCCTCCGTCATCGGGCCCGGCGTCTCGGCCTGGAGGGGCTTGTCTCCTTTCCGGGCCCCCTGACGGGAGTCGCCAGGGAGGCCGCCTTCGACGAGGCTCTGGGGCTCTGCAACCTCTCTCTTTCTCTGGAGGAATCCTTCGGGAAGGCTCCCGCCGAGGCCCTCGTCCGGGGTCTTCCCGTCCTGGCGACGGCCTGGAGCGCCTTTCCCGAGCTGCTCGGCGACAGAGGCCTTTTCGTTCCGCCCCGATGGGACGAAAAGGAGGGGGTCCTCTCCGTCGACGCCGAGGCCGTCGCCGACGGCCTCGAGGCTCTTCTGGCCCTGCCCCGTCGAGCCCCCCTTTCTGCCGGGGAGAACCCCTTCGAGCCCCGGTCGGTGGGCGCCGCCTACAGGGCTCTTCTCGTCGAGGCCATGGAGGAGAGAGCCCTCCCTGCCGTCGCTTCCGGAGGCTCTCTCGACGCGATGGCTCCCCTTGGGGCGCCGGAGGGGGACCTCTTCGCCTTTCACCGCGACGAGTGCGCCCGCCGCCTGAAGCGCATGGCCGGCGAGGAGGCTCCCCTCTACGGAGAGGCCGAGCGGATCCAGGGCGTGCTGGGCTTCGCCCTCCACGACGGCCTCGTCCGACTCTTCTCTCAGGGGGAGCCTGCCCTTCCTTCCCGTCGCGCCCTTTCCCTTCCGCCGGGCGAGGGCGATTCCGTCCTTTTCCGAGCCGCGACGCAGGGGATGGGGAGCGATCTGTCCCGGCTGGGCACCGTCCTGGCCCTGGCCGAGGGAGGACGCCTCGGCGAGGCGCGCCGTCTCCTGGAGGCCCTGCCTGGCGACGGAGGAAGGGCGCGCCGTTTCGTCTCCGTCCGTCTTTTTCTCAAGGAGGGCGATGGAGCGGCGGCTTTCTCGGTCTGGAAGGGGAGGGAGGGAGACTGGATCTCCCGCGAGGAGAGCGGTCCCTGGCTCCGCCTGGGCGCCGAAATCGCCCGGGAGGGAGGGATCGATGGGGCCCGGCAGATTCGTCCCTTTCTGGCGGCGTGGTGCCGCCGTTTTCCCGACGGTCCCGAAAGCGGAGCCGTGGCCCTCGGCTGGTGTCTTGCGGCTCTGGCCTGCGGGAGAGAGGCCGTCGGAGAGGGCCGAGAGGCCCTCGAGAGGGCTCGGGCCGTCGTCCCCGACGATCCTCTCCTGAGGCGCCTCGATCTGGCCCTTCTGGGGGTGGCCTGA
- a CDS encoding TfuA-like protein — MTIALFLGPSLPLERAREILDGRYLPPARQGDILRLVREKEVDAIALIDGDDYASGPLVWHKEILCALDRGIPVFGAGALGAIRAAELAPFGMRGFGEVYRLYREGLLEGDDAVAAPFSVEGGRYRRLAEPLVNLLATFVRARERGFVSDEREAALKGAAEGLFYRERSLGKVLERLRADGDIDEEEAAALGEVLESLRVDRLASDAEGLLRHLAQEGPGGPVQVSLPPDWKESHVFRRIVEEERQEVVDDVILTVGDIAAWGALARPEGFDLARRGLNRFLGLELARQRGLVAGDDDVALESTRFRRRMDLVDDEAFRGWMKANHLDDEGFVRLMRDEATLSRLRHWLFVAQRFGTPVQAMADEMRLEGLYEAVSAEAARAYGLFRTLRKDIRQEASELGSRDDFFPSYVAAHALASMDRNFLAWCEEMAIDTGRALSHALIREGLRRSFESLGKEDEEA, encoded by the coding sequence GTGACGATCGCCCTCTTCCTCGGTCCCAGCCTGCCCCTCGAAAGGGCCCGCGAGATTCTCGACGGGCGCTACCTGCCTCCGGCCCGTCAGGGCGACATCCTGCGCCTCGTCAGGGAGAAAGAGGTCGATGCCATCGCCCTCATCGACGGAGACGACTACGCCTCGGGACCTCTCGTCTGGCACAAGGAGATTCTCTGTGCCCTCGACAGGGGCATCCCCGTCTTCGGCGCAGGGGCCTTGGGCGCCATCAGGGCCGCCGAGCTGGCTCCCTTCGGAATGAGGGGCTTCGGCGAGGTCTATCGCCTCTATCGGGAAGGCCTGCTCGAAGGCGATGACGCCGTGGCGGCCCCCTTCTCCGTCGAGGGCGGGCGTTACCGGCGCCTGGCCGAGCCCCTCGTCAATCTCCTGGCCACCTTTGTCCGCGCCCGCGAGAGGGGATTTGTCTCAGACGAGAGGGAAGCGGCCCTGAAAGGCGCCGCCGAGGGGCTTTTCTACCGCGAGCGCTCCCTCGGAAAGGTCCTCGAGAGGCTCCGGGCCGACGGCGACATCGACGAGGAGGAGGCCGCGGCTCTCGGAGAGGTCCTGGAATCGCTTCGCGTCGACAGGCTTGCCTCGGACGCCGAAGGTCTCCTCCGTCATCTGGCTCAGGAGGGCCCGGGAGGGCCGGTCCAGGTCTCTCTCCCGCCGGACTGGAAGGAGTCGCACGTTTTCCGGCGCATCGTCGAGGAGGAGCGTCAGGAGGTCGTCGACGACGTCATCCTCACCGTCGGCGACATCGCCGCCTGGGGGGCCCTGGCCCGGCCCGAGGGATTCGACCTGGCGCGCCGGGGATTGAACCGCTTCCTGGGCCTGGAACTGGCCCGCCAGAGGGGACTCGTCGCCGGTGACGACGACGTGGCGCTCGAGTCGACCCGTTTCCGGAGGAGGATGGACCTCGTCGACGACGAGGCCTTCCGCGGCTGGATGAAGGCCAACCACCTCGACGATGAGGGCTTCGTCCGCCTCATGAGGGACGAGGCCACTCTCAGCCGCCTCCGCCATTGGCTCTTCGTGGCCCAGCGCTTCGGAACGCCCGTTCAGGCCATGGCCGACGAGATGCGCCTCGAAGGGCTTTACGAGGCCGTGTCCGCCGAGGCGGCCCGGGCCTACGGTCTTTTCCGGACGCTGAGAAAGGACATTCGGCAAGAGGCCTCCGAACTGGGAAGCCGCGACGATTTCTTCCCCTCTTATGTGGCCGCCCATGCTTTGGCCTCGATGGACCGCAACTTCCTGGCCTGGTGCGAGGAGATGGCCATCGATACGGGGCGGGCCCTCTCTCATGCCCTGATCCGAGAGGGACTCCGTCGTTCCTTCGAGTCCCTCGGCAAAGAGGACGAGGAGGCCTGA
- a CDS encoding YcaO-like family protein: protein MDKMISPIFFRGRSFSSDKVSPAGARRSRSPEETYRTVRPLMEAIGVTRVADITGVDRIGIPVAAAVRPLAPIQVYSWGKGTTLLQAKVSAMMEALERHCGERADPPSVRLPYDRLEGAKLHLEELALKRDHLFSPSLPERWTKGWDIVAQEEVYAPLQLVRLSFRRDLAGETESFQCTSNGLSAGNTFAEALCSGLYECVERDAVTCWELYNRSRGLAFPGRKVDVDAVDDGLFGDLLERCRRADVEVLLLDCRADTDVATYVCYLQDRICPQWGLYHGRGTHLDPKVAMVRALTEAAQGRAAYLLGGHDGASLETQGTVAFGTGKSLAERAAGLERAPAPPPEEERDTFHGDVHLLLDRLGRAGLSRVLVWDLSDPGLSVSVSVLRIVVPGLEGWRMHHYAPGFRGRRSAEGRREP, encoded by the coding sequence ATGGACAAAATGATTTCTCCCATTTTCTTCCGCGGCCGGTCCTTCTCGTCGGACAAGGTCTCCCCGGCGGGGGCCAGACGTTCCCGTTCCCCCGAGGAGACTTATCGCACGGTCCGTCCCCTCATGGAGGCCATCGGCGTCACCCGCGTCGCCGATATCACCGGCGTCGACAGGATCGGCATCCCCGTCGCCGCCGCCGTCCGCCCCCTCGCCCCCATTCAGGTCTACTCCTGGGGCAAGGGGACCACTCTTCTTCAGGCCAAGGTCTCGGCCATGATGGAGGCACTGGAGCGTCACTGCGGAGAGAGGGCCGATCCCCCCTCGGTGCGCCTTCCCTACGACCGTCTGGAGGGGGCGAAACTCCACCTGGAGGAGCTGGCCCTCAAGCGCGATCACCTTTTTTCGCCCTCCCTTCCCGAGAGGTGGACGAAGGGATGGGATATCGTCGCCCAGGAGGAGGTCTATGCGCCCCTTCAGCTGGTGCGCCTCTCCTTCCGCCGCGACCTTGCCGGCGAGACCGAATCCTTCCAGTGCACCTCCAACGGTTTGTCGGCGGGAAACACCTTCGCCGAGGCCCTCTGCTCGGGACTCTACGAGTGCGTCGAACGGGACGCCGTGACCTGCTGGGAGCTCTACAACCGCTCCCGGGGCCTTGCCTTCCCCGGGAGGAAGGTCGACGTCGATGCCGTCGACGACGGTCTTTTCGGCGACCTCCTGGAGCGCTGCCGCCGGGCCGACGTGGAGGTCCTCCTTCTCGACTGCAGGGCCGACACGGACGTCGCCACCTATGTCTGCTATCTCCAGGACCGGATCTGCCCTCAATGGGGGCTCTACCACGGCCGGGGCACCCATCTGGACCCGAAGGTGGCCATGGTCCGGGCCCTCACCGAGGCGGCCCAGGGGCGGGCGGCCTACCTTCTGGGCGGTCACGACGGGGCCTCCCTGGAGACGCAGGGAACGGTGGCCTTCGGAACGGGCAAATCCCTCGCAGAGAGGGCCGCCGGTCTCGAAAGGGCCCCCGCTCCTCCCCCGGAAGAGGAAAGAGACACCTTTCACGGCGACGTCCATCTCCTCCTGGACAGGCTCGGGAGGGCCGGTCTCTCCCGCGTCCTCGTCTGGGACCTTTCGGACCCCGGCCTCTCCGTCTCCGTCTCCGTCCTCCGTATCGTCGTTCCCGGCCTGGAGGGGTGGAGGATGCACCACTACGCCCCGGGCTTTCGGGGCAGACGCTCTGCCGAGGGGAGGAGAGAGCCGTGA
- a CDS encoding Nif11-like leader peptide family RiPP precursor, with the protein MSVESAQAFLEKVKSDEAFRGSLEKAADDEARKAFVAEAGFDFTKEELKEAAGVSGGPQKIEEADLQAVAGGGAASWVSATGSAAAGAIGAAAAAI; encoded by the coding sequence GAAAAGGTAAAAAGTGACGAGGCTTTCCGGGGATCTCTGGAGAAAGCCGCTGACGACGAGGCCCGCAAGGCGTTCGTCGCCGAGGCCGGGTTCGACTTCACCAAGGAAGAACTGAAAGAGGCCGCAGGCGTCTCCGGCGGCCCCCAGAAAATCGAGGAGGCCGATCTCCAGGCCGTCGCGGGAGGCGGAGCCGCCTCCTGGGTCAGCGCCACCGGATCGGCCGCCGCCGGCGCCATCGGCGCCGCCGCCGCCGCCATCTAG